One window from the genome of Podospora pseudocomata strain CBS 415.72m chromosome 6, whole genome shotgun sequence encodes:
- a CDS encoding hypothetical protein (EggNog:ENOG503NYYT; COG:I): protein MYEALSEKGVDAELRIIDGGAKHLFDIGKCWEKRCPQGREAVQEGFEFLEKRVCC, encoded by the coding sequence ATGTACGAGGCTCTGAGCGAGAaaggtgttgatgctgagcTGAGAATTATTGACGGTGGAGCAAAACACCTCTTTGACATTGGCAAGTGCTGGGAAAAGAGATGCCCGCAAGGCCGTGAAGCGGTACAAGAGGGATTTGAGTTTTTGGAGAAGCGTGTGTGCTGCTGA
- a CDS encoding hypothetical protein (EggNog:ENOG503NTZK; COG:I): MDSLKDVKLSLDDSTGVAIIRLDRPAKRNAFSQNTIHELVSALSHLDALDSVRAVILAGNPDGPFCAGMDINELSQLNTLAAHERSFLKDLTDAFDQFTKPIIAAVIGLALGGGFELALAADIIYAADDALFGLPEVKIGTIPGAGGTQRLARALGKHKAMELILTGDSISASELAQYGLVNKVFPRQEVESESIKLAQRLATKSAPVLKFGKKAVLTAENTHLEAGMSLEKSLYYSTFDLGDFREGQAAFLEKRSPRFNLG; encoded by the exons ATGGATTCGTTGAAAGATGTAAAGCTGAGTCTGGATGATTCGACTGGTGTTGCCATCATCCGTCTTGATCGTCCAGCCAAACGGAACGCTTTCTCGCAGAACACGATTCACGAGCTGGTCTCGGCTTTGAGTCACCTTGATGCTTTGGACTCTGTACGAGCTGTCATTTTAGCAGGCAACCCGGACGGACCATTTTGCG CGGGCATGGACATCAATGAGCTATCACAACTCAACACCTTGGCTGCTCACGAACGTTCGTTTCTCAAAGATCTGACGGATGCGTTTGACCAATTCACAAAGCCCATCATAGCCGCGGTCATCGGGCTTGCT CTTGGTGGAGGGTTCGAATTGGCATTGGCT GCAGACATCATCTATGCTGCAGACGATGCACTATTTGGTCTCCCCGAAGTCAAAATTGGCACCATCCCTGGCGCTGGGGGTACACAAAGATTGGCCAGAGCGTTGGGCAAGCACAAG GCTATGGAATTGATCTTGACTGGCGATTCCATCTCAGCTTCGGAGCTCGCCCAGTACGGACTTGTCAACAAAGTCTTTCCCCGTCAGGAAGTGGAGAGTGAAAGTATTAAACTCGCTCAGAGACTTGCGACCAAATCAGCCCCCGTGCTCAAGTTCGGCAAGAAAGCTGTTCTCACCG CCGAGAACACACATCTTGAAGCCGGCATGTCGTTGGAAAAGTCTTTGTATTATTCGACCTTTGACTTGGGAGATTTCCGTGAAGGACAAGCCGCGTTCTTGGAGAAGAGATCTCCACGTTTCAATCTTGGATAA
- a CDS encoding hypothetical protein (EggNog:ENOG503NVVB; COG:Q): MGSQVEPDSFYSLESLSTEDQLLFNRFGRGETIPLPFTRVHHAFESIASQHPGATAVRHFDGTSMTYGELDRHANILANELLTRFCFKRGARAVLVYSRTIEMVIFILAVLKAGGQYVPIDGGIIPIEALSHVVSDSSADIVLCLPKYSDKATEACRQGPAILSLNLSSDIWTSGVASRPNVDVQPEDGAYVIYTSGTTGRPKGVDVTHHGVCNSLLVEPAKLEITVGTKVAQQLSVAFDMSAWEILATVMNGGTLYIRGSGNDLWNECLKQVDVVISTPSVAIKRFPNYEDFPNLKTIVVGGEPCPKTLADHWAEHTGTRFLNVCGPTEISVLNTVHVHKLGGPLTIGKPNPNTTLYILDVDENPVKIGEAGVMWVGGVGVSRGYLNLPELTATRYKLDKFTRDGRMMFNTGDLVRWNADGCLETLGRRDDQVKINGFRVELDGVSRAIESCPDVIKGCALKIDTSLWGFYSAIHPLDQAELHKAVSAQQPFYGVPKVWHYLGPTIPLTANGKIDKRVLRELATAVNSGAQQTTPPAEVGLLAPSITDVEKASVPSSSSSATDEKPDPVAPIPPKKGFHGWRWLRHRGLSAYRKLFGIIFVANAIAFVVMLWKSRESNFELPLDNLATVVSANLLASVLLRQDYVVNVVFWLATRMPTSAPLAIRRHLARVYHYGGVHSGASVAASLWWLVFTVAATRRLAPTGSTQPSQRIAVLVLTYLIFALLVAILAMAWPSIRAKMHDQFEWTHRFAGWTALALVWAHLMVVTAALPSTQPFSASLARTPTLYLLSLTTLSIAAPWMRLRRVKVVAEPLSSHAVRLHFDFKTPRECSSLGIRITDRPLVEWHAFAAIPEPDNKPGLSILVSRAGDWTGRLIDNPPTYLWTRGEPASGVLAIAPLFKKIVLVATGSGIGPCLPVIMECKVPCRILWSTKNPLRTYGQGIIDEVKRCDDRAVIWDTDSMGRPDMVHLAWELYHESGAECVCIVSNARTTKRVVYQLEARGIPAFGPIWDS, translated from the exons ATGGGCTCACAGGTTGAACCAGACTCGTTTTACTCTCTTGAGTCCCTATCGACAGAGGACCAACTTCTCTTCAACCGCTTCGGACGTGGAGAAACCATCCCACTGCCCTTCACAAGAGTCCACCATGCATTCGAGTCGATAGCTTCACAACACCCCGGCGCAACAGCAGTCCGACATTTCGATGGCACCTCAATGACATACGGAGAGCTTGACCGCCATGCCAACATACTAGCCAACGAGCTTCTCACTCGGTTTTGTTTCAAGAGAGGGGCGCGAGCGGTATTGGTGTACTCGCGTACCATCGAGATGGTCATCTTTATCCTCGCTGTGCTCAAGGCAGGAGGGCAGTACGTTCCCATTGACGGCGGCATCATTCCAATCGAAGCCCTCAGTCACGTAGTCTCGGACTCTTCGGCAGATATCGTCCTTTGTTTGCCCAAATACTCCGACAAGGCCACCGAGGCATGCCGCCAGGGACCAGCCATTCTCAgtctcaacctctccagcgaCATCTGGACATCAGGCGTTGCCAGCAGACCAAACGTGGACGTTCAGCCTGAGGATGGAGCCTACGTTATTTACACCTCGGGTACGACTGGGCGGCCAAAGGGCGTTGATGTCACACATCATGGTGTTTGCAATTCCTTGTTGGTTGAGCCTGCAAAGCTAGAGATCACTGTCGGCACAAAGGTGGCACAACAGTTGAGCGTGGCTTTCGACATGA GCGCTTGGGAAATTTTAGCGACCGTCATGAACGGCGGAACTCTGTACATCAGAGGCAGCGGAAACGACCTTTGGAACGAGTGCCTCAAGCAAGTCGACGTCGTCATCTCCACCCCGTCCGTAGCGATCAAGCGGTTCCCCAATTACGAAGacttccccaacctcaagacGATCGTGGTGGGCGGCGAGCCATGCCCAAAGACCCTTGCTGATCATTGGGCGGAGCACACTGGGACGAGGTTCCTGAATGTCTGTGGTCCCACGGAAATCAGCGTCCTCAACACCGTCCACGTCCACAAGCTTGGCGGACCATTGACCATCGGCAAGCCGAATCCCAACACTACACTCTACATTCTGGACGTGGACGAGAACCCAGTCAAGATTGGCGAGGCTGGTGTCAtgtgggtgggaggagtcGGTGTCTCTAGGGGGTACCTCAACTTGCCCGAATTGACTGCGACGAGATACAAGCTCGACAAGTTCACCAGAGATGGCAGGATGATGTTCAACACTGGGGACCTGGTCCGATGGAATGCGGACGGATGCCTCGAGACACTTGGTCGTCGTGATGATCAAGTCAAGATCAATGGCTTCCGTGTTGAGCTAGACGGTGTTTCCCGCGCCATCGAGTCTTGCCCGGATGTGATCAAGGGTTGCGCTCTCAAGATTGACACGAGTCTGTGGGGCTTCTACTCTGCCATTCACCCCCTTGACCAGGCCGAATTGCACAAGGCAGTCAGTGCCCAGCAGCCTTTCTATGGGGTCCCCAAAGTTTGGCACTATCTTGGCCCAACAATTCCACTCACGGCGAACGGCAAGATCGACAAGCGTGTGCTGCGGGAGTTGGCGACCGCTGTCAACTCGGGTGCTCAGCAGACAACTCCACCCGCAGAAGTTGGGCTTCTGGCTCCGAGCATCACCGACGTGGAAAAGGCATCTGTtccgagcagcagcagctcggctACCGACGAAAAGCCTGACCCCGTTGCACCCATCCCGCCCAAAAAGGGGTTTCATGGTTGGCGCTGGCTGCGTCACCGCGGCCTATCGGCTTACCGCAAGCTCTTTGGCATTATTTTTGTAGCCAACGCCATTGCCTTTGTTGTCATGCTTTGGAAGAGCCGAGAGTCCAACTTTGAGCTGCCCCTCGACAATCTAGCCACGGTCGTGAGTGCAAACCTGCTGGCATCTGTCTTGCTTCGCCAGGACTATGTCGTAAATGTGGTTTTCTGGCTTGCAACTCGAATGCCAACATCCGCACCCCTGGCTATCCGACGACACCTCGCTCGTGTCTATCACTACGGCGGGGTCCATTCCGGAGCATCTGTTGCCGCTTCGCTTTGGTGGCTGGTGTTTACTGTGGCTGCCACTCGCCGTCTTGCTCCAACAGGGTCTACCCAGCCGTCTCAACGAATTGCGGTCCTGGTGTTGACTTACTTGATCTTTGCACTCCTCGTCGCCATATTGGCAATGGCATGGCCTAGCATCCGTGCCAAAATGCATGATCAGTTCGAGTGGACGCACCGCTTCGCCGGTTGGACCGCCCTGGCTTTGGTCTGGGCTCATCTCATGGTCGTCACCGCGGCGTTGCCCAGCACCCAGCCCTTTAGTGCCTCACTTGCTCGGACGCCTACGTTGTATCTCCTCAGCTTGACAACACTCTCCATCGCCGCTCCGTGGATGCGTCTCCGCCGCGTCAAGGTGGTTGCCGAACCCCTGTCAAGCCATGCAGTCCGCTTGCACTTTGACTTCAAGACCCCACGAGAATGTTCATCTTTGGGTATCCGCATCACCGACCGCCCCTTGGTGGAATGGCACGCTTTTGCGGCTATCCCTGAGCCGGACAACAAGCCAGGACTCTCCATTCTTGTCTCCCGTGCTGGTGACTGGACAGGTCGCCTGATTGACAACCCACCAACATATCTTTGGACGAGGGGTGAACCAGCCTCGGGAGTGTTGGCTATTGCACCTCTTTTCAAGAAGATTGTTTTGGTGGCCACAGGCTCTGGAATCGGTCCTTGTCTTCCAGTCATCATGGAGTGCAAGGTTCCTTGCCGGATCCTGTGGAGCACCAAAAACCCACTCAGGACATATGGCCAGGGCATAATTGATGAAGTGAAGAGGTGTGATGATAGAGCTGTCATCTGGGATACGGACAGTATGGGAAGACCAGACATGGTTCACTTGGCTTGGGAGCTGTATCATGAGAGCGGCGCCGAGTGTGTATGCATTGTCAGCAATGCAAGGACAACTAAGAGGGTCGTGTATCAGTTGGAGGCGAGAGGAATCCCTGCCTTTGGACCGATTTGGGATTCGTGA
- a CDS encoding hypothetical protein (EggNog:ENOG503P3BZ) has product MASTNQQDGFLRFERWIRQQGDDRPSRIQSDVTELTRWGGYDFDMIFAPLDGRYRGPPSGEYDQLIQLYDIPDDFVAERERSVTHSFGHQLGENGVETLWMHFLVKIPTTASQPNQHEPWLKWGFVMTWKPKPMTPTERDTVEPEKSEYCVTFLAFQPPLESIQALVTFILSSTWNHVNNDPYVIVDVALSSWYQRVDSIAWDVTHLVRTDEKKLFERAKILETTDPSSHSRHLSSLDLHGIHTSAKNAIYLTEALDAILRAVDRVLSAHKELLHDPKNKWRTEDRTWENTHRLLRYRSELFNSTRLRIVSSHERIKNAVDLAFHLNNAQDSRIGMMNSRSVRIISIVGLIFIPFSTASSIFGTQFFSFPDNNEHHMQVNQDIWYLFATAIPVTIGILLLWKASENDQLRLPGGLASLFGCSSQPRPRDSPSGERGILLNDMEQQRA; this is encoded by the exons ATGGCATCAACAAATCAACAAGATGGTTTCCTGCGGTTTGAGAGATGGATAAGGCAACAAG GGGACGACCGTCCCAGCAGAATACAGTCAGATGTAACCGAGTTGACCAGATGGGGAGGGTACGACTTTGACATGAT CTTTGCGCCCCTGGACGGCAGATACCGAGGTCCGCCATCGGGAGAATATGACCAATTAATTCAGCTGTACGACATACCCGACGACTTTGTGGCCGAGCGTGAGCGGAGTGTCACACACTCATTTGGACACCAACTGGGAGAAAATGGAGTAGAGA CTCTTTGGATGCACTTTCTGGTCAAaattccaacaacagcctcccaacccaaccaacatgAGCCTTGGCTAAAATGGGGCTTTGTCATGACATGGAAGCCGAAGCCTATGACCCCAACTGAACGAGACACTGTGGAACCAGAGAAGTCAGAGTACTGTGTCACTTTCCTTGCCTTCCAGCCTCCCCTTGAGTCTATCCAGGCTTTGGTGACATTCATTTTGTCTTCAACCTGGAACCATGTCAACAACGATCCCTACGTGATTGTGGACGTGGCACTTTCATCTTGGTATCAGAGAGTGGATAGTATTGCTTGGGATGTTACTCACCTCGTACGGACTGACGAGAAAAAGTTGTTTGAGCGGGCAAAGATACTTGAAACGACTGACCCTAGCTCACACTCTCGTCACCTCTCAAGCCTGGATTTACACGGAATTCATACCAGTGCTAAGAACGCCATCTACCTGACTGAAGCCTTGGACGCTATCCTTAGAGCAGTTGACAGGGTACTATCGGCACACAAGGAGCTTCTGCATGATCCAAAAAACAAGTGGAGAACGGAGGATCGGACATGGGAAAACACCCATCGATTGTTGAGATACCGGAGCGAGCTTTTCAACTCCACCAGGCTCAGGATTGTTAGTTCTCACGAAAGGATCAAGAATGCAGTGGATCTG GCTTTTCACTTGAACAATGCCCAAGATAGTCGTATCGGCATGATGAACAGCCGCAGCGTCCGGATCATTTCTATTGTCGGCTTGATATTCATCCCTTTCAGCACCGCAAGCTCTATCTTTGGCACACAATTCTTCAGTTTCCCGGACAATAATGAGCACCACATGCAGGTCAATCAAGACATCTGGTATCTCTTTGCTACAGCCATCCCTGTTACCATTGGCATTCTCCTACTCTGGAAGGCAAGCGAAAACGACCAGCTGCGATTACCGGGCGGGCTAGCTTCACTCTTTGGCTGTTCAAGTCAGCCAAGGCCGCGCGATTCTCCTTCGGGGGAAAGGGGCATTTTGCTAAACGATATGGAACAGCAACGTGCCTGA
- a CDS encoding hypothetical protein (EggNog:ENOG503NWE9) gives MSHYQSNKALNINTLTLPLFMKICCLCSFLLVTLPRLTQLMASTGRQVDYHGADIQPDRDRINGFLTLMNEVVPPAQVHSSSQSVSRPPQYPPAPRPVANTPGSGALPANNRQYCSTSGFHQQLQAQVATKTLLLLDTPGTAMSEKPLSTGSGASSHPNPYQDVSSWWAAFFKGGFSWRWFGGPHLYFRPNLEYADSTPFFVTDGLGREKVYNQPFECYIDPFTGKIEKLYVQAPSSICLLGSVDPNCTWKRTPIRNVTPFLLRVGNLPFRFIPAERRGHRSKFTFEDWCIVIGMWIPSVAVFLMSWTVYDPSGPVEGKDPTKYLPLMYRGLKYPRLARNMLENRHQVAQLLYKYTSWNTTAALSSYRTFRPRFLNYLVQTELPDGRKLFSFETRPVPDNDITPFVMIAWSSAHYELKSRENESGLPRNNEGDLDALLSMGVTASVKYFGLEPEKQDLRQHPKAFWCSANCMPPTKRVDHLGRVVNVDGEEKELLANQDTYSISDIIRTAQHVAVVIGNLQRPWDPNALRVWGERVWTLPEIVLSKGETVTVWHCGTRPSMKPYEFTEIPKALFPTYAWADALNSRQLIEHYGNLHLSHLELVKIALECLMSRHFRAMHPGDRVYVLMGLLRIRPPIDSTDTSFQAFARLSLPQDSDRLMERLICLLPDFPGQNWELMTDQYKASLWDVYPNTQICAIGENDTVVIDDAKGAQIQWSEFTRVRTLRKLTAKREFFIYFLIWSPLVFFIGVILAALFQPPPPMPNSMYYYPVPTNPAYQAGLAITVITLLFFILPAPYFLWHIYSGKLWEVEPCFFGLEGYVPIEAIEEKLFGTRGSHARLQWSTWGSPLSRHTQGRVTRERSVKFKYQDAIDPGTGIQNAVPVLSLDGNIDTYHVESTDPTSPCSHCSSNASGGRYCSYHPTVASCQDMSRSKMGQMKVFTLVDTYNMTVTLFYAVRPPTVLVLGGSEGGMKRAIACSFDITTGTLYRETVLRIPSQSADRMEGLGRLRLGLVRPFLDNDVRKTLSSQPVQQQQSSTIFQEQVTPTSVHVPIVHEPKI, from the exons ATGTCACATTACCAATCTAACAAGGCTCTCAACATAAATACTCTtaccctccctctcttcatgAAAATCTGTTGCCTTTGTTCTTTTCTCCTTGTCACTCTTCCTAGGCTTACTCAACTCATGGCATCCACTGGACGCCAGGTAGACTATCACGGTGCAGACATCCAGCCCGATCGTGATCGGATCAACGGGTTCCTGACTTTGATGAACGAGGTTGTCCCTCCAGCTCAAGTTCATTCGAGTTCCCAGAGCGTCTCACGACCTCCCCAATATCCTCCCGCCCCCCGACCAGTTGCAAACACACCAGGATCAGGAGCTCTCCCTGCCAACA ACAGGCAATACTGCAGCACGTCCGGCTTtcaccaacaactccaagCCCAAGTCGCGACGAAGACTCTTTTGCTTCTAGACACACCGGGTACCGCCATGTCAGAAAAACCTCTTTCTACGGGCTCAGGGGCGAGCTCCCATCCTAACCCATACCAGGATGTGTCCAGTTGGTGGGCTGCCTTCTTCAAAGGGGGCTTTTCCTGGCGTTGGTTTGGTGGACCTCACCTGTACTTTCGCCCCAACCTCGAGTATGCCGACTCGACACCGTTTTTCGTCACAGATGGTCTGGGAAGGGAAAAGGTGTACAACCAGCCGTTCGAATGCTACATCGACCCATTCACCGGAAAGATTGAGAAACTTTATGTCCAAGCACCTTCTTCCATTTGTCTCCTTGGCTCTGTCGACCCCAATTGCACCTGGAAGCGAACGCCTATTCGAAATGTGACACCGTTTCTCTTGCGGGTGGGCAACCTCCCCTTTCGGTTTATACCGGCCGAGAGGAGGGGTCACAGATCCAAGTTCACCTTTGAAGATTGGTGCATTGTCATTGGAATGTGGATCCCGTCTGTGGCAGTCTTTCTCATGTCGTGGACGGTGTATGACCCCTCAGGCCCCGTTGAAGGAAAGGATCCTACCAAATATCTGCCGCTGATGTACCGCGGCCTAAAGTATCCTCGCCTGGCCCGCAACATGCTGGAGAATCGGCACCAAGTCGCTCAGTTGCTCTACAAGTACACTTCCTGGAATACCACGGCGGCACTCTCGTCATACCGGACTTTTCGGCCAAGGTTCCTCAACTACCTGGTGCAGACAGAGCTTCCAGATGGCCGCAAGTTGTTCTCGTTTGAAACACGCCCGGTGCCTGACAATGACATCACCCCATTCGTCATGATTGCCTGGTCTTCGGCACACTATGAGCTCAAGTCGAGGGAGAACGAGTCCGGGCTGCCCCGCAACAACGAGGGCGACCTCGACGCTCTTCTCTCCATGGGCGTGACGGCGTCTGTCAAGTACTTTGGGCTCGAGCCTGAGAAGCAGGATCTACGTCAGCACCCCAAGGCCTTTTGGTGCTCTGCAAACTGTATGCCGCCGACGAAAAGGGTAGACCACCTTGGAAGAGTGGTTAATGTGGacggagaagagaaggagctCCTTGCCAACCAAGAT ACCTACAGTATCAGCGATATTATTCGAACCGCACAGCATGTGGCCGTTGTGATTGGTAACCTGCAAAGACCCTGGGATCCCAACGCACTCCGTGTGTGGGGTGAACGAGTCTGGACTTTACCAGAGATTGTTCTTAGCAAGGGTGAGACAGTTACCGTCTGGCACTGCGGCACTCGACCTTCCATGAAGCCATACGAATTCACCGAGATACCCAAAGCCCTTTTCCCAACCTATGCATGGGCAGACGCCTTGAACTCGCGCCAGCTGATCGAGCACTACGGCAACCTTCACCTCAGCCATCTCGAGCTCGTCAAGATTGCTCTAGAGTGCTTGATGAGCCGCCATTTCCGTGCGATGCATCCAGGCGACCGTGTTTACGTCCTCATGGGTCTCTTGCGTATCCGGCCTCCCATCGACAGCACCGACACTTCCTTCCAGGCCTTTGCTCGTTTGTCTCTGCCTCAGGACAGTGATCGTCTCATGGAGCGTCTGATCTGTCTTTTGCCCGACTTTCCCGGGCAGAACTGGGAGCTCATGACAGACCAGTACAAGGCTAGCTTGTGGGATGTGTACCCAAACACGCAGATCTGCGCCATTGGCGAAAATGACACGGTGGTGATAGACGATGCCAAGGGCGCCCAGATTCAGTGGTCAGAGTTCACGCGGGTTCGAACGCTGCGGAAGCTGACGGCGAAGCGTGAATTCTTCATCTACTTCCTCATCTGGTCCCCTTTGGTCTTTTTTATCGGCGTCATCCTTGCAGCCCTGTTtcaaccgccgcctccgATGCCGAACTCCATGTATTACTACCCAGTGCCTACCAACCCAGCCTACCAAGCGGGTCTTGCTATCACGGTCATcactcttctcttcttcattctGCCGGCCCCCTATTTCCTCTGGCACATTTACTCTGGAAAGCTTTGGGAAGTGGAGCCGTGCTTCTTTGGACTTGAAGGTTATGTTCCCATCGAGGCGATTGAagagaagctgtttggcaCCAGAGGTAGTCATGCTCGTCTTCAGTGGAGCACATGGGGTTCTCCTCTTTCTCGACACACCCAGGGCAGAGTCACTCGCGAGCGGTCGGTCAAGTTCAAGTACCAAGACGCCATCGACCCTGGAACTGGTATCCAGAATGCGGTGCCGGTTCTCAGTCTCGACGGGAACATTGACACGTATCATGTCGAATCGACAGACCCTACCAGCCCCTGTTCGCACTGCTCAAGCAACGCCAGTGGCGGGCGGTATTGTAGCTACCATCCGACCGTGGCTTCCTGTCAGGACATGAGCCGCAGCAAAATGGGCCAGATGAAGGTGTTCACGCTTGTGGACACCTACAACATGACCGTCACACTGTTTTATGCTGTCCGTCCTCCCACGGTTCTGGTACTCGGTGGCAGCGAAGGCGGCATGAAGCGTGCCATTGCCTGTTCCTTTGATATCACGACCGGAACTCTGTACAGGGAAACTGTCTTGAGAATCCCTTCTCAGAGTGCGGATCGCATGGAAGGGCTTGGCCGGCTTCGCCTCGGGCTGGTTCGGCCGTTCCTTGACAATGATGTGCGAAAGACACTCTCCAGCCAGCCCgtacagcagcagcagtcctCGACAATCTTTCAGGAGCAGGTTACTCCCACATCTGTCCATGTGCCCATTGTCCACGAACCAAAAATCTGA